Proteins from a genomic interval of Burkholderia cepacia GG4:
- the ubiA gene encoding 4-hydroxybenzoate octaprenyltransferase, whose product MLARFPLYLRLVRMDKPIGSLLLLWPTLNALWIASDGHPRWPLLVIFVLGTLLMRSAGCAMNDYADRDFDRHVKRTADRPLTSGKIRAWEAVAIAVVLSFIAFLLIQPLNTLTKELSVVALFVAGSYPFMKRFFAIPQAYLGIAFGFGIPMAFAAVQDTVPMLAWVMLIANIFWSVAYDTEYAMVDRDDDIKIGIRTSALTFGRFDVAAVMACYAVTLGIYVWIGVTLGFGLVYWAGWATAVGCALYHYTLIKDRERMPCFAAFRHNNWLGGVLFAGIAAHYLLAGPTAN is encoded by the coding sequence ATGCTTGCCCGCTTCCCCCTGTATCTGCGGCTCGTCCGGATGGACAAGCCGATCGGCAGCCTGCTGCTGCTCTGGCCGACGCTCAACGCACTGTGGATCGCGTCGGACGGCCATCCGCGCTGGCCGCTGCTCGTGATCTTCGTGCTCGGCACGCTGCTGATGCGCTCGGCCGGCTGCGCGATGAACGACTATGCCGACCGCGATTTCGACCGTCACGTGAAGCGCACGGCCGACCGGCCGCTGACGTCGGGCAAGATCCGCGCATGGGAAGCCGTCGCGATCGCGGTGGTGCTGTCGTTCATCGCGTTCCTGCTGATCCAGCCGCTCAATACGCTGACGAAGGAGCTGTCGGTCGTCGCGCTGTTCGTCGCCGGCTCGTATCCGTTCATGAAGCGCTTCTTCGCGATTCCGCAGGCGTATCTCGGCATCGCGTTCGGCTTCGGCATTCCGATGGCGTTTGCGGCCGTGCAGGATACGGTGCCGATGCTCGCCTGGGTGATGCTGATCGCGAACATCTTCTGGTCGGTCGCGTACGACACCGAATATGCGATGGTCGATCGCGACGACGACATCAAGATCGGGATTCGCACGTCCGCGCTGACGTTCGGCCGCTTCGACGTCGCGGCCGTGATGGCGTGCTATGCGGTGACGCTCGGCATCTACGTGTGGATCGGCGTGACACTCGGCTTCGGTCTTGTGTACTGGGCCGGCTGGGCGACGGCGGTTGGCTGCGCGCTGTATCACTACACGCTGATCAAGGACCGCGAGCGGATGCCGTGCTTCGCGGCGTTCCGGCACAACAACTGGCTCGGCGGCGTGCTGTTCGCGGGCATCGCCGCGCATTACCTGCTGGCGGGGCCGACGGCCAACTGA
- the katG gene encoding catalase/peroxidase HPI — protein sequence MSNEKKCPFNHTAGSGPSNKDWWPNQVNLNILHRHSALSDPMDQDFDYAEAFGKLDLAAVKRDLQALMTTSQDWWPADFGHYGGLFIRMAWHSAGTYRTADGRGGAGGGQQRFAPLNSWPDNGNLDKARRLLWPIKQKYGRNISWADLLILTGNVALESMGFKTFGYAGGRVDTWEPDDVYWGSEKIWLELSGGPNSRYSGDRDLENPLAAVQMGLIYVNPEGPDGNPDPVAAARDIRETFARMAMNDEETVALIAGGHTFGKTHGAGPASDVGPEPEAAGIEQQGLGWKSTYASGKGQDAITSGLEVTWTSTPTKWSNDFFKHLFSYEWELTKSPAGAHQWVAKGADEVIPDAFDPAKKRRPMMLTTDLSLRFDPAYEKISRRFYENPAEFADAFARAWFKLTHRDMGPRARYLGPEVPAEALLWQDPIPAVDHPLIDDADVAALKAKVLASGLSVAQLVSTAWASASTFRGSDKRGGANGARIRLTPQKDWDVNQPAALATVLGTLEGVQKAFNDAQTGGKKVSLADLIVLAGAAGVEQAAKNAGIAVTVPFAPGRMDASQEQTDIEAIAVLEPVADGFRNYLKAAYKTPAEALLVDKAQLLTLTGPELTVLVGGLRVLGANVGDAKHGVFTDRPGTLTNDFFVNLLDMGTEWKPASAANDVFEGRDRATGQVKWTGTRVDLIFGSHSQLRALAEVYGSADANEKFVRDFVAAWNKVMNLDRFDLA from the coding sequence ATGTCGAACGAAAAGAAGTGTCCGTTCAATCACACCGCAGGCAGCGGCCCGTCGAACAAGGACTGGTGGCCGAACCAGGTGAACCTGAACATCCTGCACCGGCACTCGGCGCTGTCCGATCCGATGGACCAGGATTTCGACTACGCGGAAGCATTCGGGAAGCTGGACCTCGCGGCGGTGAAGCGCGACCTGCAAGCGCTGATGACGACGTCGCAGGACTGGTGGCCGGCCGACTTCGGCCACTACGGCGGCCTGTTCATCCGCATGGCATGGCACAGCGCCGGCACGTACCGGACCGCCGACGGCCGCGGTGGCGCGGGCGGCGGGCAACAGCGCTTCGCACCGCTGAACAGCTGGCCCGACAACGGCAACCTCGACAAGGCACGCCGGCTGTTGTGGCCGATCAAGCAGAAGTACGGCCGCAACATCTCGTGGGCCGACCTGCTGATCCTGACCGGCAACGTCGCGCTCGAGTCGATGGGCTTCAAGACCTTCGGTTACGCGGGCGGCCGCGTCGATACGTGGGAACCGGACGACGTCTATTGGGGTTCGGAAAAGATCTGGCTGGAACTGAGCGGCGGCCCGAACAGCCGTTACTCGGGCGACCGTGACCTCGAGAACCCGCTGGCCGCCGTGCAGATGGGCCTCATCTACGTGAACCCGGAAGGCCCGGACGGCAACCCCGACCCGGTTGCGGCGGCACGCGACATCCGCGAAACGTTCGCGCGGATGGCGATGAACGACGAAGAGACGGTGGCGCTGATCGCGGGCGGCCACACGTTCGGCAAGACGCACGGCGCGGGCCCCGCATCGGACGTCGGCCCCGAGCCGGAAGCGGCCGGCATCGAACAGCAGGGTCTCGGCTGGAAGAGCACGTACGCATCGGGCAAGGGCCAGGACGCGATCACGAGCGGCCTCGAAGTCACGTGGACGTCGACGCCGACGAAGTGGAGCAACGACTTCTTCAAGCACCTGTTCAGCTACGAATGGGAACTGACGAAGAGCCCGGCCGGTGCGCACCAGTGGGTCGCGAAGGGCGCCGACGAGGTGATTCCCGATGCGTTCGATCCGGCGAAGAAGCGTCGCCCGATGATGCTGACGACCGACCTGTCGCTGCGTTTCGATCCGGCCTACGAGAAGATCTCGCGCCGCTTCTACGAGAACCCGGCCGAGTTCGCCGACGCGTTCGCACGCGCCTGGTTCAAGCTCACGCACCGCGACATGGGGCCGCGTGCGCGCTATCTCGGCCCGGAAGTGCCGGCCGAGGCACTGCTGTGGCAGGACCCGATCCCGGCCGTCGACCACCCGCTGATCGATGACGCCGACGTCGCGGCGCTGAAGGCGAAGGTGCTCGCGTCGGGCCTGTCGGTTGCGCAGCTCGTGTCGACCGCATGGGCGTCGGCCTCGACGTTCCGCGGGTCGGACAAGCGCGGCGGCGCGAACGGCGCGCGCATCCGCCTCACGCCGCAGAAGGACTGGGACGTGAACCAGCCGGCCGCACTCGCGACGGTGCTCGGGACCCTCGAAGGCGTGCAGAAGGCGTTCAACGACGCGCAGACGGGCGGCAAGAAGGTGTCGCTCGCCGACCTGATCGTGCTGGCCGGTGCGGCTGGCGTCGAGCAGGCCGCGAAGAACGCGGGTATCGCGGTGACGGTGCCGTTCGCACCGGGCCGGATGGACGCGTCGCAGGAGCAGACCGACATCGAGGCGATCGCCGTGCTCGAGCCGGTTGCGGACGGTTTCCGCAACTACCTGAAGGCCGCGTACAAGACGCCGGCCGAGGCGCTGCTGGTCGACAAGGCACAGCTGCTGACGCTGACCGGGCCGGAGCTGACGGTGCTCGTCGGTGGCCTGCGGGTGCTCGGCGCGAACGTCGGCGATGCGAAGCACGGCGTGTTCACCGATCGTCCGGGCACGCTGACGAACGACTTCTTCGTGAACCTGCTCGACATGGGCACGGAGTGGAAGCCGGCGTCGGCCGCGAACGACGTGTTCGAAGGTCGCGATCGTGCGACGGGCCAGGTCAAGTGGACCGGCACGCGCGTCGACCTGATCTTCGGCTCGCACTCGCAGCTTCGTGCGCTGGCCGAGGTGTACGGCAGCGCCGACGCGAACGAGAAGTTCGTACGCGATTTCGTCGCAGCCTGGAACAAGGTGATGAACCTCGACCGCTTCGACCTCGCGTGA
- a CDS encoding LysR substrate-binding domain-containing protein, whose amino-acid sequence MTLTELKYIVAVARERHFGRAAEACFVSQPTLSVAIKKLEDELNVQIFERGASEVSVTPIGDQIVTQAQRVLEQTFAIKEIAKQGKDPLVGPFRLGVIYTIGPYLLPTLVKQMIQRVPQMPLMLQENYTLKLLELLKQGEIDAAIMALPFPETGLMVRPLYDEPFVVALPAGHPWEKRDEIDAEDLKQETMLLLGNGHCFRDHVLGVCPELMRFSQTADGIQKTFEGSSLETIRHMVASGVGITVLPRMSVAEVGPRANGPDAELLSYVPFNEPVPDRRVVLVWRKSFTRMPAIDAISDAIAACELPGVAKLDMPATMN is encoded by the coding sequence ATGACCCTGACTGAATTGAAGTACATCGTCGCGGTCGCGCGCGAACGGCATTTCGGTCGCGCGGCCGAAGCATGCTTCGTGAGCCAGCCGACGCTATCGGTGGCGATCAAGAAGCTGGAAGACGAGCTGAACGTGCAGATTTTCGAGCGCGGCGCGAGCGAAGTGAGCGTGACGCCGATCGGCGACCAGATCGTCACGCAGGCGCAGCGCGTGCTCGAGCAGACCTTCGCGATCAAGGAGATCGCGAAGCAGGGCAAGGACCCGCTCGTCGGCCCGTTCCGTCTCGGCGTGATCTACACGATCGGGCCGTACCTGCTGCCGACGCTCGTCAAGCAGATGATCCAGCGGGTTCCGCAGATGCCGCTGATGCTGCAGGAGAACTACACGCTCAAGCTGCTCGAACTGCTGAAACAGGGCGAGATCGACGCAGCGATCATGGCGCTGCCGTTCCCCGAAACCGGCCTGATGGTGCGGCCGCTGTACGACGAGCCGTTCGTCGTCGCGCTGCCGGCGGGCCATCCGTGGGAGAAGCGCGACGAGATCGACGCCGAGGACCTGAAGCAGGAAACCATGCTGCTGCTCGGCAATGGTCACTGCTTCCGCGATCACGTGCTCGGCGTGTGTCCGGAGCTGATGCGCTTCTCGCAGACGGCCGACGGCATCCAGAAGACCTTCGAGGGCTCGTCGCTGGAAACGATTCGCCATATGGTCGCGAGCGGCGTCGGCATCACGGTGCTGCCGCGGATGTCGGTCGCCGAGGTCGGCCCGCGCGCGAACGGCCCCGATGCCGAGCTGCTGTCGTACGTGCCGTTCAACGAACCGGTGCCCGATCGCCGCGTCGTGCTGGTGTGGCGCAAGAGCTTCACGCGGATGCCCGCGATCGATGCGATCAGCGATGCGATTGCCGCGTGCGAGCTGCCCGGTGTCGCGAAGCTCGACATGCCGGCGACGATGAACTGA
- the queA gene encoding tRNA preQ1(34) S-adenosylmethionine ribosyltransferase-isomerase QueA, with translation MFTLSDFDFNLPPELIAQTALPDRTASRLLEVDRTVEPARLVDRRFAELPSCIAPGDLLVFNDTKVLKARFFGQKASGGKIEVLIERVTGTHTALAQIRASKSPGAGTTLRLADAFDVTVGERVEPFFTLHFPEPCLTLIEQHGRLPLPPYIEHDADANDETRYQTVYASNPGAVAAPTAGLHFDQPLLAQLDAMGVERATLTLHVGAGTFQPVRVENIAEHKMHSEWYDLPQSLVDKIAATRARGGNVIAVGTTSMRALEAAARAADEAGRPLAATQAETDIFITPGYRFRVVDRLVTNFHLPKSTLLMLVSAFAGVETIRAAYQHAIDERYRFFSYGDAMLLTRRDTPEAPRA, from the coding sequence ATGTTCACGCTTTCCGATTTCGATTTCAATCTGCCGCCCGAGCTGATTGCGCAAACCGCGCTGCCGGACCGCACCGCGAGCCGCCTGCTCGAGGTCGACCGCACCGTCGAGCCCGCACGCCTCGTCGACCGCCGTTTCGCCGAGCTGCCGTCGTGCATCGCGCCCGGCGACCTGCTCGTGTTCAACGATACCAAGGTGCTGAAGGCGCGGTTCTTCGGCCAGAAGGCCAGCGGCGGCAAGATCGAGGTGCTGATCGAGCGCGTGACCGGCACCCACACGGCGCTCGCGCAGATCCGCGCGAGCAAGTCGCCGGGCGCCGGCACGACGCTGCGCCTCGCCGACGCGTTCGACGTGACGGTCGGCGAGCGCGTCGAGCCGTTCTTCACGCTGCACTTCCCGGAGCCGTGCCTCACGCTGATCGAGCAGCACGGCCGCCTGCCGCTGCCGCCGTACATCGAGCACGACGCCGACGCGAACGACGAGACGCGCTACCAGACCGTCTACGCGAGCAACCCGGGCGCGGTCGCAGCGCCGACGGCCGGGCTCCATTTCGACCAGCCGCTGCTCGCCCAGCTCGACGCGATGGGCGTCGAGCGCGCGACGCTGACGCTGCACGTGGGCGCCGGCACGTTCCAGCCGGTGCGCGTCGAGAACATCGCCGAGCACAAGATGCACAGCGAGTGGTACGACCTGCCGCAGTCGCTCGTCGACAAGATCGCCGCGACCCGCGCGCGCGGCGGCAACGTGATCGCGGTCGGCACGACGTCGATGCGCGCGCTCGAAGCCGCGGCGCGCGCCGCCGACGAAGCAGGACGCCCGCTTGCGGCGACACAGGCCGAGACCGACATCTTCATCACGCCCGGCTACCGTTTCCGGGTTGTCGACCGGCTCGTCACGAACTTCCACCTGCCGAAGTCGACGTTGCTGATGCTGGTGTCCGCGTTCGCGGGCGTCGAGACGATCCGCGCCGCGTACCAGCACGCGATCGACGAACGCTACCGCTTCTTCAGCTACGGCGACGCGATGCTGCTCACGCGCCGCGACACGCCGGAGGCGCCGCGCGCGTAA
- the tgt gene encoding tRNA guanosine(34) transglycosylase Tgt → MTEGSSHDMHAPVQDRPANGLEFELLTTDGHARRGRVKLNHGVVETPIFMPVGTYGTVKAIQPRELHEIKAQIILGNTFHLWLRPGLDTIDAHGGLHGFMGWNKPILTDSGGFQVFSLGDLRKITEDGVTFASPINGDKLFLSPEVSMQIQKVLNSDIVMQFDECTPYATNGVPTTHKEAADSMRMSLRWAKRSLDEFDRLGNPNALFGIVQGGMFEDLRDESLAGLSELGFHGLAIGGLSVGEPKEDMMRVLQHVGPKLPANKPHYLMGVGTPEDLVEGVANGIDMFDCVMPTRNARNGWLFTRFGDVKIRNATHKNSLKPLDASCGCYTCQNFSRGYLHHLHRVGEILGAQLNTIHNLHYYLQLMSEIRDAIETHTFDAFRQRFAEDRARGVD, encoded by the coding sequence ATGACCGAAGGTTCATCCCACGATATGCACGCCCCCGTGCAAGACCGCCCCGCCAACGGGCTCGAATTCGAACTGCTGACGACCGACGGCCATGCGCGCCGCGGCCGCGTGAAGCTCAACCACGGCGTGGTCGAGACGCCGATCTTCATGCCGGTCGGCACGTACGGCACCGTGAAGGCGATCCAGCCGCGCGAGCTGCACGAGATCAAGGCCCAGATCATCCTCGGCAACACCTTCCACCTGTGGCTGCGCCCGGGCCTCGACACGATCGACGCGCACGGCGGCCTGCACGGCTTCATGGGCTGGAACAAGCCGATCCTGACCGACTCGGGCGGCTTCCAGGTGTTCTCGCTCGGCGACCTGCGCAAGATCACCGAGGACGGCGTCACGTTCGCGTCGCCGATCAACGGCGACAAGCTGTTCCTGTCGCCGGAAGTGTCGATGCAGATCCAGAAGGTGCTGAACTCCGACATCGTGATGCAGTTCGACGAATGCACGCCGTACGCGACCAACGGCGTGCCGACGACGCACAAGGAGGCGGCCGACTCGATGCGCATGTCGCTGCGCTGGGCGAAGCGCTCGCTCGACGAGTTCGACCGGCTCGGCAACCCGAACGCGCTGTTCGGCATCGTCCAGGGCGGGATGTTCGAGGACCTGCGCGACGAATCGCTCGCCGGCCTGTCGGAGCTCGGCTTCCACGGCCTCGCGATCGGCGGGCTGTCGGTCGGCGAGCCGAAGGAAGACATGATGCGGGTGCTGCAGCACGTCGGCCCGAAGCTGCCGGCCAACAAGCCGCACTACCTGATGGGCGTCGGCACGCCGGAGGATCTGGTCGAGGGCGTCGCAAACGGCATCGACATGTTCGACTGCGTGATGCCGACCCGCAATGCGCGCAACGGCTGGCTGTTCACCCGCTTCGGCGACGTGAAGATCCGCAACGCGACGCACAAGAACTCGCTGAAGCCGCTCGACGCGAGCTGCGGCTGCTACACGTGCCAGAACTTCTCGCGCGGCTACCTGCATCACCTGCACCGCGTCGGCGAAATCCTCGGCGCGCAGCTCAACACGATCCACAACCTGCACTACTACCTGCAGCTGATGAGCGAGATCCGCGACGCGATCGAGACCCATACGTTCGACGCGTTCCGCCAGCGCTTCGCGGAGGATCGCGCAAGAGGCGTCGACTGA
- the yajC gene encoding preprotein translocase subunit YajC — protein MPFISNAFAQGAGGAESSLMSFLPLILMFAVLYFIMIRPQMKRQKEHRNMLAAMAKGDEVVTSGGLVGKVTKVTEGYIGVEIAEGTEITVQKAAVTTILPKGTIKSL, from the coding sequence GTGCCGTTCATTTCCAATGCCTTCGCGCAAGGTGCCGGTGGCGCCGAATCGAGCCTGATGAGCTTCCTGCCGCTCATCCTGATGTTCGCGGTGCTCTACTTCATCATGATCCGCCCGCAGATGAAGCGCCAGAAGGAACACCGCAACATGCTCGCGGCCATGGCGAAGGGCGACGAAGTCGTCACGAGCGGCGGCCTCGTCGGCAAGGTGACGAAGGTCACCGAAGGCTACATCGGCGTGGAAATCGCCGAAGGCACCGAAATCACCGTGCAGAAGGCTGCCGTCACGACCATTCTGCCGAAGGGCACGATCAAGTCGCTGTAA
- the secD gene encoding protein translocase subunit SecD — protein sequence MNRYPLWKYVVMVVALAIGFLYTLPNFFGEAPAVQVSSGKATVKLDSTTLTQVESALASAQIKPDDITFENTASNANIRVRLKDTDTQLRVKDLLQKSLNADPNDPQYVVALNLQSASPRWLTALHALPMYLGLDLRGGVHFLLQVDMTGALTKKLDSDASDARTLLRDKNIRDGGVSRVDQSVVVNFSDAQTAEDARKVLAASVTELQWATQPGGGGTQVVGTFTPAVQKSVEDAALKQNLTTLHNRVNELGVSEPILQQQGNDRIVVELPGVQDTAKAKDIIGRTATLEARLADPINTHPNPNDPVPPGEELFTQGNQAPVLLKKEVIFTGDRIIDASAGFDEHQRPSVNIRLDSAGGRSVRTVSRDNIGKPMAMVLFEKGKGEVLTVATIQSELGDRFQITGQPTPQAAADLALLLRAGSLAAPMDIIEERTIGPSLGADNIKMGVHSVIWGFCAIAVFMIAYYMLFGVISVIGLSVNLLLLVAVLSLMQATLTLPGIAAIALALGMAIDSNVLINERVREELRAGQPPQLAIQSGYAHAWATILDSNVTTLIAGLALLAFGSGPVRAFAIVHCLGILTSMFSAVFFSRGIVNLWYGGRKKLKSLAIGQVWKPEGAAAGASFAAADESTDTARAAKLAAPAQGNAPRAGKPQLRNRAQQGVSPKKPGSTQ from the coding sequence ATGAATCGTTACCCACTCTGGAAATATGTCGTGATGGTCGTGGCGCTCGCCATCGGCTTTCTGTACACATTGCCCAACTTCTTCGGCGAAGCGCCGGCGGTGCAGGTGTCGAGCGGCAAGGCCACGGTCAAGCTCGACTCGACCACGCTGACCCAGGTCGAATCCGCGCTCGCGTCCGCGCAGATCAAGCCGGACGACATCACCTTCGAGAACACGGCGTCCAACGCGAACATCCGCGTGCGCCTGAAGGACACCGACACGCAGTTGCGCGTCAAGGACCTGCTGCAGAAGTCGCTGAACGCCGATCCGAACGATCCGCAGTACGTCGTCGCACTGAACCTGCAGAGTGCGTCGCCGCGCTGGCTGACCGCACTGCACGCACTGCCGATGTATCTCGGCCTCGACCTGCGCGGCGGTGTCCACTTCCTGCTCCAGGTCGACATGACGGGCGCGCTCACGAAGAAGCTCGACTCCGACGCGTCCGACGCGCGCACGCTGCTGCGCGACAAGAACATCCGCGACGGCGGCGTGAGCCGCGTCGACCAGTCCGTCGTCGTGAACTTCAGCGATGCGCAGACGGCGGAAGACGCCCGCAAGGTGCTCGCCGCGTCGGTCACCGAACTGCAATGGGCGACCCAGCCCGGCGGCGGCGGCACGCAGGTCGTCGGCACCTTCACGCCGGCCGTGCAGAAGTCCGTCGAGGACGCCGCGCTCAAGCAGAACCTGACGACGCTCCACAACCGCGTGAACGAGCTCGGCGTGTCGGAACCGATCCTGCAGCAGCAGGGTAACGACCGTATCGTCGTCGAACTGCCGGGCGTGCAGGACACCGCGAAGGCGAAGGACATCATCGGCCGCACCGCGACGCTCGAGGCGCGCCTCGCCGATCCGATCAACACGCATCCGAACCCGAACGACCCCGTGCCGCCGGGCGAGGAACTGTTCACGCAGGGCAACCAGGCGCCCGTGCTGCTGAAGAAGGAAGTGATCTTCACCGGCGACCGCATCATCGACGCGTCGGCCGGCTTCGACGAACACCAGCGTCCGTCGGTCAACATCCGCCTCGACTCTGCGGGCGGCCGCTCGGTGCGCACGGTGTCGCGCGACAACATCGGCAAGCCGATGGCGATGGTGCTGTTCGAGAAGGGCAAGGGCGAAGTGCTGACGGTCGCGACGATCCAGTCGGAACTCGGCGACCGCTTCCAGATCACGGGCCAGCCGACGCCGCAGGCCGCGGCCGACCTCGCGCTGCTGCTGCGCGCCGGTTCGCTCGCCGCACCGATGGACATCATCGAGGAACGCACGATCGGCCCGAGCCTCGGCGCGGACAACATCAAGATGGGCGTCCACTCGGTGATCTGGGGCTTCTGCGCGATCGCCGTGTTCATGATCGCGTACTACATGCTGTTCGGCGTGATCTCGGTGATCGGCCTGTCGGTGAACCTGCTGCTGCTCGTCGCCGTGCTGTCGCTGATGCAGGCGACGCTGACGCTGCCGGGTATCGCGGCAATCGCGCTCGCGCTCGGCATGGCGATCGACTCGAACGTGCTGATCAACGAGCGCGTGCGTGAAGAACTGCGCGCCGGCCAGCCGCCGCAGCTCGCGATCCAGTCCGGTTACGCGCATGCGTGGGCGACGATTCTCGACTCGAACGTCACGACGCTGATCGCCGGCCTCGCGCTGCTCGCATTCGGCTCGGGCCCGGTTCGCGCGTTCGCGATCGTGCACTGCCTCGGTATCCTGACGTCGATGTTCTCCGCCGTGTTCTTCTCGCGCGGGATCGTCAACCTCTGGTACGGCGGCCGCAAGAAGCTGAAGTCGCTCGCGATCGGCCAGGTGTGGAAGCCGGAAGGCGCCGCAGCCGGCGCATCGTTCGCCGCGGCCGACGAATCGACCGACACCGCACGCGCCGCGAAGCTCGCCGCACCCGCGCAGGGCAACGCACCGCGCGCCGGCAAGCCGCAGCTGCGCAACCGCGCGCAGCAAGGCGTGTCGCCGAAGAAACCGGGCTCGACCCAATAA